A stretch of Deltaproteobacteria bacterium DNA encodes these proteins:
- a CDS encoding efflux RND transporter periplasmic adaptor subunit — translation MSSADQPRRERLRADLESLRLDRDPAIRPAQRGPRRGRRLIGALVLLGLGSAAAYLVAGRTPVVTVATATLSAPGQSGPAQVLSGSGYIVTGDRYVSIGVRVPGRIDHYFVEEGQNVHKGDRLVQLDDRDYRALVAKTEAGLALARANLALARADLTRGRSLHQQKVISQQELDLWQNKAAVARASVAQLEAELAQAKVNLEYTTLYAPTDGVVLAKLKEVGEIAVPGGFAGSGDLIRLANLTDMRAQVDVNEADLNRVRMGQRAEVTPDAYAEARYAAQVVKLYPQVDRQKGTLRIEVRILEPDARLLPDMSARISFLAEPSAATEQPVVLAPAGAVRRDQQGNPFVWVVNGGRAHHTLVETAGNAGDRVRISRGLTGGESVVLSDDTGLRDGGRVQVAP, via the coding sequence ATGAGCAGTGCAGACCAACCTCGCCGCGAGCGGCTGCGGGCCGACTTGGAATCGCTACGGCTCGATCGCGACCCCGCGATCCGACCCGCCCAGCGTGGCCCCCGGCGCGGGCGCCGGTTGATCGGCGCGCTGGTGCTGCTCGGGCTCGGGAGCGCCGCCGCCTACCTGGTGGCGGGGCGCACGCCCGTGGTCACGGTGGCGACGGCGACGCTCTCGGCCCCGGGGCAATCCGGCCCGGCGCAGGTACTCTCGGGCTCGGGCTACATCGTCACCGGCGACCGCTACGTGTCAATCGGCGTGCGCGTGCCCGGCCGCATCGACCACTACTTCGTCGAAGAGGGCCAGAACGTGCACAAGGGCGACCGCCTGGTTCAGCTCGACGATCGCGACTACCGTGCGCTCGTGGCCAAGACCGAAGCCGGCCTGGCGCTGGCGCGCGCCAATCTCGCCCTGGCCCGGGCCGATCTCACCCGCGGCCGCTCGCTGCACCAACAGAAGGTGATCTCGCAACAAGAACTCGATCTGTGGCAGAACAAGGCAGCAGTGGCGCGGGCGAGCGTGGCGCAACTGGAGGCCGAGCTGGCGCAGGCCAAGGTCAACCTCGAATACACCACTCTCTATGCACCCACCGACGGCGTCGTGCTGGCGAAATTGAAGGAGGTGGGCGAAATTGCCGTACCCGGCGGCTTCGCCGGCTCCGGCGACCTCATCCGCCTGGCGAACTTGACCGATATGCGCGCCCAAGTCGACGTCAACGAAGCCGATCTCAACCGCGTCCGCATGGGACAACGCGCGGAAGTGACGCCCGATGCTTACGCCGAGGCCCGCTACGCCGCGCAGGTGGTCAAGCTCTACCCGCAGGTGGACCGCCAAAAGGGTACGCTGCGAATCGAGGTCCGTATCCTCGAGCCGGATGCGCGCTTGCTGCCCGACATGAGCGCCCGCATCAGCTTCCTGGCCGAGCCCAGCGCCGCGACCGAGCAGCCGGTGGTCCTCGCCCCCGCCGGCGCCGTCCGGCGCGACCAGCAAGGCAACCCCTTCGTGTGGGTGGTCAACGGCGGCCGCGCGCACCACACTTTGGTCGAGACCGCGGGCAATGCTGGCGATCGCGTCCGCATCAGCCGTGGCCTCACGGGCGGTGAGTCCGTGGTGCTGTCCGATGATACCGGCCTGCGCGACGGCGGCCGCGTGCAAGTGGCGCCGTAA
- a CDS encoding ABC transporter permease has protein sequence MLPLSYSLRNVSARPLRSAMTAGVVALVVVACSLFLSLISSLKRTLIASGDPMNLVVMRKGSDNDGSSQLSLEAYQAIRFFDGIARDRTDQPLASPELVVQPFFRTRAGGRDNVLVRGVEPVALAVHTGVTISEGRMFRPSAHEAVVGRGVAGRYAGAAVGNELEFGRGQWKVVGILDAGGSSFESEVWVDVRELANDAKRPFPYSGIRLRAASPAEVDALAQRIESDPRFALGAQRETDYYAKQSESANSLYVLVVGIAVLAGIGAGFGASNTMYAAVQARTAEIGTLRALGFSRRAILSAFQIEAVALATVGFGVGAALSLALSAAIDVYLGGIAFGAATFTTNVISLRVSGQDLAVAFFLALSIGVLGGFGPAWRAARLRPIEALRKA, from the coding sequence GTGTTGCCGCTGTCCTACAGCCTGCGCAATGTAAGCGCGCGGCCGCTGCGCAGCGCCATGACCGCCGGAGTCGTGGCGCTGGTGGTGGTGGCGTGCAGCCTGTTTCTCAGCTTGATCTCGAGCTTGAAACGCACCCTGATCGCCTCCGGCGATCCCATGAATCTGGTGGTGATGCGCAAGGGTTCCGACAACGACGGCTCGAGCCAACTCTCGCTCGAAGCCTATCAGGCGATTCGCTTCTTCGACGGCATCGCGCGCGACCGGACGGATCAGCCCTTGGCCTCACCCGAACTGGTGGTGCAGCCGTTCTTCCGCACCCGGGCCGGCGGCCGCGACAACGTCCTGGTGCGCGGCGTCGAGCCCGTGGCCCTGGCGGTGCACACCGGCGTGACGATCTCTGAGGGGCGGATGTTTCGGCCGAGCGCACACGAGGCTGTGGTCGGCCGCGGTGTGGCGGGGCGATACGCCGGCGCGGCCGTCGGCAACGAGCTCGAATTCGGCCGCGGCCAGTGGAAAGTGGTCGGCATTCTCGACGCCGGCGGCTCGTCGTTCGAGAGCGAGGTGTGGGTAGACGTGCGCGAGTTGGCTAACGACGCCAAGCGGCCGTTCCCGTACTCGGGCATCCGGCTGCGCGCGGCCAGCCCGGCGGAAGTGGACGCGCTGGCGCAGCGGATCGAGAGCGATCCGCGCTTCGCCCTTGGCGCGCAGCGTGAGACCGACTACTACGCCAAGCAGTCCGAATCGGCCAACTCGCTCTACGTGCTGGTGGTCGGCATTGCCGTGCTGGCCGGCATCGGCGCCGGCTTCGGCGCCTCGAATACCATGTACGCCGCGGTGCAGGCCCGTACGGCGGAGATCGGCACGCTACGCGCGCTCGGCTTCTCGCGCCGCGCCATCCTCTCGGCCTTCCAGATCGAGGCCGTCGCCTTGGCCACGGTCGGGTTCGGCGTTGGGGCCGCGCTGTCTCTGGCGCTCTCGGCGGCGATCGACGTCTACCTCGGCGGCATTGCCTTCGGCGCCGCCACCTTCACTACCAATGTGATCAGCTTGCGGGTGAGCGGGCAGGATCTCGCCGTCGCGTTCTTCTTGGCGCTCAGCATCGGCGTGCTCGGCGGCTTCGGCCCGGCGTGGCGAGCCGCGCGCTTGCGGCCGATCGAAGCGCTGCGTAAGGCGTGA
- a CDS encoding ABC transporter permease, giving the protein MKYFGLIAANLGRNKLRTALTASAIMLAVVLVCLLLTMPAGLDVILEKAASNTRISVHNKAGIVYSMPHSFTRKVRQLDGVAGALAMTWFGGAFEEAGRVTFPNFAVEGEHIAAVYPDYNIAPEQLADFQRYRDGAIVGRQTMRKYGWKIGDRITLRSTVWPVSLDLRIVGEVASERAPMLWVTRTYLDEALKAKGRTGLGIAGLIWVRAADPSRVNALMREIDELSRNSEAETACETEKSFFANFFGTLQGLVTIILIVTGLVALCIVFIAANTASMAVRERAGEIAVLKAIGFGRRVIFGTLFAEALLLSLAAGTAGVLATSGLTRVLRAVAGGNPTLGPLGSFIVTSAVIVDGLFLSLFVGMLAGVVPSFGAARKPVVETLHEVF; this is encoded by the coding sequence TGGCCGTGGTATTGGTGTGCCTGCTGCTCACCATGCCCGCCGGCCTCGACGTGATCCTCGAGAAAGCGGCGAGCAACACCCGCATCTCGGTGCACAACAAGGCCGGCATCGTCTACTCCATGCCGCATTCGTTCACCCGCAAGGTCCGCCAACTCGACGGCGTGGCCGGGGCCTTGGCCATGACCTGGTTCGGCGGCGCCTTCGAAGAGGCCGGGCGGGTCACTTTCCCGAACTTCGCGGTCGAGGGCGAACACATCGCCGCCGTCTACCCGGACTACAACATCGCCCCCGAGCAACTCGCCGACTTCCAGCGCTACCGCGACGGGGCCATCGTCGGCCGCCAGACTATGCGCAAGTACGGCTGGAAGATCGGCGACCGCATCACCCTGCGCAGCACGGTGTGGCCGGTCAGTCTCGATTTGCGCATCGTCGGGGAGGTAGCAAGCGAGCGGGCACCCATGTTGTGGGTGACTCGCACCTATCTCGACGAAGCCCTGAAGGCCAAGGGGCGCACGGGGCTGGGGATCGCCGGCCTCATCTGGGTGCGGGCCGCGGATCCCAGCCGGGTGAACGCACTCATGCGCGAGATCGACGAGCTGTCGCGCAACAGCGAGGCCGAGACCGCCTGCGAGACCGAGAAGAGCTTCTTCGCCAACTTCTTCGGGACCCTGCAAGGTCTGGTCACCATCATCCTGATTGTGACCGGGCTGGTGGCGCTGTGCATCGTCTTCATCGCCGCCAACACCGCCTCGATGGCGGTGCGCGAACGCGCCGGCGAAATCGCCGTGCTCAAAGCCATCGGCTTCGGCCGCCGGGTGATTTTCGGCACCCTGTTCGCCGAGGCCCTGCTGCTCTCGCTCGCCGCCGGCACCGCCGGCGTACTGGCGACCAGCGGCCTCACCCGCGTGCTGCGTGCCGTCGCCGGCGGCAATCCGACCCTGGGTCCGCTCGGCAGTTTCATCGTCACCAGTGCCGTGATCGTCGACGGCCTCTTCTTGTCACTGTTCGTGGGTATGCTGGCCGGGGTGGTGCCCTCGTTCGGCGCCGCGCGCAAGCCGGTGGTCGAGACCTTGCACGAGGTGTTCTAG